TTATAATGGTATCTTTCAAGTATTATAGTCACTGAAAGTAATTCCAAGAGCTACTGATGAGCTGAAAACAAAAATGCTAATGTTTCAACTTTAATGTCCTTAAAATcaaattttatattatttgaaatCATTAACAAACCATATTCTGAATTATTTTATGAAAACAACTTGGTCTTCACTTCCTAAATTTTCAGGAAGTAGTGCATCAACATTGAGATCAGTAAGTTTTTGGTGAATTTTGAGAAGAAATCCAAAAACAACTCCTTTCCTTTAAATGATTTTAGCTGTTACCTCCTTAGAGACCCGTGATTCATATTTGGCTTAGTttaattattttgttgatgttgtaTTATAACATGAACAACTTGTGTGAATGCACTCTATTCCCTTAATGCTGTAATTCCTTTTGTGTGACAGTAGAGAGACTCATAgtcattatttcaaatttatTCCACACCAAAATTGTGTTGGTCACATCTAAGGTTGcaatgaaattaaatcaaattaaataaatatatagggAATAATCTTAATGGATACTGTATTTTTTTGGCACCAAAGAATTGTGCATATCACTTCCTTAAACATGGCTTGCTCCATAAAAGCTACAGGATGAAATGAATCCATGACCAAAATGAGAGACCGACAACGGCTGACCCGGCACTTTCACCCTCTATAAAAGAGGCTGCAACTGCTGTGTGAGCTAGGTTGCATCTAACACAGGTGAGTGAATTAACTCATATTGTGACATTTCATGGCTTATCAAAGTAGTTTAATTTTGTGTatatgtaattaaatgttttgttcacATCTAGTACACTTTTTTTCTAAATACGTACATAGCCTACCATGTGATCAACAGCAATATTTCCCTGGTTGGAGGGGCAATTGAATGAAGAGGAGAATACTGAACTTTATTGATTCAACTAAATATAGTGAGCTTTTATAAGTAGGTCGGAATAACTTTTACAGTGTCAGATGTTCTCGAACTCTCAAAAGACAGAATTTCTGGAACTTCAATTAAGTTTAAGTTTTGTGCTcagttttaattatgtttttatagcatcctGAGATCCCTCAGAGACAGCACCACCAATTCTCTTTTGGACGTAGCTGAGGTAAAATATGTTGCcataaaaaatacttaaaatctCCACTATCAGACAGAAACAAACTTTTAGTGATACCACGTTGATCGATCAACTAAAGTGTTCTTCGATTATCCTCTCAATCTCTCTTCAAAGGCATCCGTGGACAACAACAGATCTGTGCAACTCAAGAGGGAGAAACTGAAGTAAGACATGTTTGCAATATTACAACCTCCATAATGAAACTTAATACTAACACTATCAAATTCATTCAACAATATTCTGTCATCTTTTCAGTCCCATCTAAAGTGCAATCATGAGCACAGACGGAGAGATGCAGTGCTATGGCCCGGCGGCCGTCTACCTCCGGAAGCCCGAGAGGGAGAGGATTGAGGCTCAAACCCTTCCGTTTGACGCCAAAACAGCCGTCTTTGTGGTGGAGGCTGCTGAGATGTACCTCAAGGGTAAACTTGTGAAGAAAGAGGGGGGCAAAGCCACAGTTGAAACGGATTCTGGGAAGGTAGGtgaatcaaatattaaataCTATTCTAAATTATATTCATAAAAATCTATCAAGTCTATCAATTTCATTCAATGTCCATTGATTTCTGTTCAGACTCTCACTGTAAAAGAAGACGACATCCATCCCAGGAATCCTCCAAAGTTTGACAAGCTTGAGGACATGGTCATGATGACCCACCTCAACGAGCCTTGCGTGTTGTATAACCTCAAAGAGCGTTATGCATCATGGATGATCTACGTGAGTTTCCCCCAAAGGAGAagcattcaaaacaaacacatcgtCCACTGGAAAAAGATTACGAACTcttagaaatagtataaaaatgaaatgatgtatgaaagtgtgtgtatgtaaataaatatagatatacCTTAAGGTCAATGCTATTTATGCTCTCTGCTTTCACAGACCTACTCTGGTCTGTTCTGTGTTGTCGTGAACCCCTACAAGTGGCTTCCTGTTTACGATTCCATAGTTGTGGAAGGATACAGAGGCAAGAAGAGGATTGAGGCACCACCTCACATCTTCTCCATCTCTGACAATGCCTATCAGTTCATGCTCACAGGTAAGATCAaagttatttgtttatttgtgttatgAAGAACTCATCTTAAAAATACCCTGACTGAAGGAGTAATGAAAATGGATCTCATGTGTAGCATAAATCTTTGTATTTCAGATCGCGAGAACCAGTCTGTCCTGATTACGTGAGTATTACACAAAGGGCCTGATCTAAGATCCGAAATAAGAGATGCCTCTGACCAATATTGCCCAGTAGGTGCGGTTCACTTTCTGTGGCACGAGCAATCAGGCGCGACACTTGGAGCACACAGAGAACCCACCAGGCAGCTGGTCAGCGCTGTATCTGGTGTGATGATGGCCATCAGTGCCCTGGCAAGAGAGGGATTATTTTTGCTTCTGTCAATCCAAACATGTTAACACGAGCAGAAAAAACCTGTTCTCTCCGTCTTCTTCAATGccgtctcctcctcaccccaATAACTGCAGCCAACTGTGAGTAACGCTGTGCCAATTAGCACCTAAATATAGATACAGTCCCAACCACTGCATTTTCCGGTTTTGTATTGCATCTACTCCTCCCAATACTTTGCGCACTTGGGTAGAAACGCCCACGATAATGCCTATTCTTTAAGGTAAACATTCTAAATGGACAGTGCGTGTTATTCTGCACGCAATCCTCAGTGCGCACCGTTAGTAGATAAACTTGCATTTTTTTTGCAGGTGAAATCAAGTTTCCAAATGTTTTTACACACGCAAACCTTTAGTAGATCAGGCCCAAACTTTTATCGCAATTATTTGAATGAAAATTTGGCAAAATCTTAAAAATGTGCCCCTTTTAACCAAGTGGAGAATCCGGTGCTGGAAAGACTGTCAACACCAAACGTGTCATCCAGTACTTTGCAACAATTGCTGCTCTTGGAGCTAAGAAGACTGAGCCAGTAGCAGCTAGCAAGATAcaggtaaatggtaaatgcaaTGGTTGTATAAGATACATGCTTTTGTCAGAGAAAAGTTAATTTGCAAAGCTTGGGTAATTCAAAATTTCTCTTCGAAGGGCTCCCTTGAGGACCAAATCATTGCGGCTAACCCTCTGCTTGAGAGCTATGGTAATGCCAAGACTGTGAGGAATGACAACTCCTCACGTTTCGTAAGTATTCATTTTATGGGCCTTCACGTACTGTAACTTTCCTACACTTAATAAAGCTTTGACTTAAACAGATATTTTTTTGatgaaaagtataaaaaaaattgtattactACTTTGGAACTCTAGGGTAAATTCATCAGAATCCACTTTGGGACATCTGGCAAGCTGTCCTCAGCTGATATTGAAACATGTAAGTTATTGTCTACATTTTGATCAGTCACCTTTGTTTCAATTTACAATTCGTTATGGAGCCATTCGTTGTGTGATGATATATGCgatgtttttttgtctgactTTGATTTGTTGAACGTAGATCTGCTGGAGAAGTCCCGTGTCACCTTCCAGTTGTCGGCTGAGAGGAGCTACCATATCTTCTATCAGCTGATGACAGGCCACCAGCCTGACTTGATAGGTTTGATGAAACATGGAAAATAGGAAGTTGGAGTTGGAATTAAGACGCTGTTACAAGAGGactgattcatttatttcttctaATCTTTTGTAGACGCTCTTCTGATCACCACCAACCCCTATGACTACCACATGATCAGTCAGGGGGAAATCACTGTCAAAAGCATCAATGATGTAGAGGAGTTCATTGCAACAGATGTAACGCACAATCTTCCACTTGTTTTGAGATTTCAAAATTGAGAAACCAAGACAGAAATGTCACGAATGTTAACTACTTTCTTTTCTGTGCAATGCAGACTGCTATTGACATCTTGGGCTTCACCAATGATGAGAAAATCGGCATATACAAGCTGACTGGTGCTGTGATGCATCATGGCAACATGAAATTCAAGCAGAAGCAGCGTGAGGAGCAGGCTGAACCTGATGGCAATGAGGGTAAATGTGATAATAATGTCTTGAAGGATGTCAGTCTCATGTATAACATGTGACTCTAAACATGACATAGATCAGTGACCTTACGATGTTTCTTTCCAAACAGTGGCTGATAAAATCGCTTACCTTTTGGGCTTGAACTCAGCTGACATGCTGAAATGTCTGTGCTATCCAAGAGTCAAGGTCGGAAATGAGATGGTGACCAAAGGTCAAACCGTTCCACAGGTACAATGAAAGAGCATCTGCAAATCCAGGAGTGCTTTAAAAACCAGGCATGATTTTTAATATTGCCCTTGTTTCTAGGTCGGCAATTCCGTCTCAGCTCTGTGCAAGTCTATCTATGAGAAAATGTTCTTGTGGATGGTCATCCGTATCAATGAGATGCTCGACACAAAGCAAGCAAGACAATACTACATTGGTGTGCTGGATATCGCTGGATTTGAGATCTTTGATGTGAGTGGTCTGAAAACTATCTGAGCAGTATAACACAAATATCCTATGTACTCATACATTTCGGCTATTACAGTACAACAGCTTGGAGCAGCTTTGCATCAACTTCACCAATGAGAAACTGCAACAGTTCTTCAACCACCACATGTTTGTTCTGGAGCAAGAGGAGTACAAAAAAGAAGGCATTGAATGGGAGTTCATTGACTTTGGTATGGACTTGGCGGCCTGCATTGAGCTTATTGAGAAGGTAAGTAGCCACTTGGGAAGacaatttttttcccttcatgtGCAAATCGTTGCCTCTGCAGATAAACCTAACATGACATGTAAATTATTCTCAGCCAATGGGCATCTTCTCCATCCTTGAAGAGGAGTGCATGTTCCCTAAGGCCTCTGACACAACTTTCAAGAACAAGCTGCATGAACAGCACCTTGGCAAGACCAAGGCCTTTGACAAGCCAAAGCCTGGAAAGGGCAAGGCTGAGGCTCACTTCTCCCTGGTTCACTATGCCGGTACAGTGGACTACAGCATCACTGGCTGGCTGGAAAAGAACAAGGACCCACTGAACAGCTCAGTTGTTCAGCTGTACCAGAAAGCTTCAAACAAACTGCTTTGTCTTCTGTATGCTGCTCATCCTGGAGCTGACGGTAAGAAACAAAACTgagcaaaataataaacaactaTGATGTGTGCAGTGACTCTGTAGTTATTGGTAGAAGTCTGTCGTTGAAACTGTACCTTGCCAAGTGTAGTAACATTTTCTGCATAAAAGCAAACTTATAACAATTCAAACAGCATTATGTATTATCTTGGTAATGAAATATAACACACTTTTCAGAGGCTGCTGCTGGCAAGAAGGGTGCTAAGAAGAAGGGTGGCTCATTCCAGACTGTGTCTTGTGTATTCAGAGTATGTATTGTTTCATATTGCTAGATTATACTTAAAAACCTTATGGTGAAATAATGTTTGACTTAACTTTTCATATTGTTGATCCACAGGAGAACTTGGGCAAGCTGATGACCAACTTAAGGAGCACTCATCCTCACTTTGTACGTTGCCTGATTCCCAATGAGACAAAGACCCCAGGTAAGAAGGTTTTTCATCcatcttttgtcattttgtgtaaCTTAGTCACAAAAAAAGGttttagacaatttttttaatttttccagGTCTGATGGAGAACTTCTTGGTCATCCACCAGCTGAGATGTAACGGTGTGCTGGAGGGCATCAGAATCTGCAGGAAGGGCTTCCCCAGCAGAATCCTCTACGGTGACTTCAAGCAGAGGTGAATGCAGTTCGGAGTAAAAGGAAGTGAATTTGAATTCTGTAGCTGAAGGGACACAAGAAAATTGAAGGAAATTATGAGTAACCATATCATATTTTAATGTAGATACAAAGTACTGAATGCCAGCGTCATCCCTGAGGGACAGTTCATTGACAACAAGAAGTGTGCAGAGAAGCTGTTGGGCTCCATTGATGTGGACCACACTCAGTACAAGTTTGGGCACACAAAGGTACAATTCTATAGGCATTTTAAAAGCTACTATTTATAACAAATCAAGTATTCTCGCTGTCCTGATGACTGATTTCACTGATTTGACATCATAGGTGTTCTTCAAAGCTGGTCTGCTGGGTGACCTGGAGGAAATGAGAGATGAGAAACTGACTTTGCTGGTGACGATGACTCAGGCCCTCGCCAGAGGATTTGTCATGAGGCTGGCGTTTGTTAAGATGATGGAAAGgaggtaatatatatatatttcatatagcACCATTAACTGTATAGTCCAATCAAGTAGTCATGTTACTTAAATTGTTATTATCTGCCAACCCATGACAATCCATCAAATTATATATGATCTGTAATTGTTTTTCCAGGGAATctatttattcaattcaatacAACATTCGTTCATTCATGAATGTGAAGAATTGGCCTTGGATGAATCTGTACTTCAAGATCAAGCCTCTTCTGAAGAGTGCTGAGACTGAGAAGGAACTGATTCAGATGAAGGAGAACTATGATAAGATGAAGACAGACCTGGCTACTGCCTTGGCCAAGAAGAAGGAACTAGAAGAGAAGATGGTTTCCCTGTTGCAGGAGAAGAATGACCTGCAACTGCAAGTGGCTTCGGTACGAAAAGTGTACGATTTATTAAGTATAGACATTGTGTACATGCTTAATGAAAGTTTAATTACACTATGATCTTCTGACTTTCTGTGTAGCTTACTAAATTTGTAGGTGAATTTAATTAATAGttagcataaaataaaaaatgtttaacaaagaaaaataatcaaattatctTATTGTACTATAGGAAGGGGATAATCTCACAGATGCTGAGGAAAGGTGTGAAGGGCTCATTAAGAGCAAAATCCAGCTTGAGGCCAAACTCAAGGAGACATctgagagactggaggatgaagaggaaatgaATGCTGAGCTGACTGCCaagaagaggaagctggaggatgAATGCTCTGAGCTGAAGAAGGACATTGATGACCTGGAGCTCACCTTGGCTaaagtggagaaggagaaacatgCCACAGAAAACAAggtgcacacataaacacaatgatataaaataataaacatgtttcTATTAATGGGTCAAGTATGTGTAAGTATAAATATTAAGTTGTATTAAAAATTCTATACATTTATATCATCTTTATAGGTGAAAAACCTGACAGAGGAAATGTCATGCCAAGATGAGTCCATTGCCAAGTTGACCAAGGAGAAGAAAGCCCTCCAAGAGAGCCACCAGCAAACACTGGACGATCTCCAGGCAGAGGAAGACAAAGTCAACACTCTGACCAAGGCCAAGACAAAGCTGGAACAGCAAGTGGATGATGTAAGAAAACAGTAGCAATgcaatttttcttttattgacaAGACTCCAAGAATGTACGGTCTTTCTCATAAATGCCACAAACTATTATtgataaatgttattttatagCTTGAGGGATCACTGGAGCAAGAGAAGAAGCTCCGCATGGATCTTGAGAGATCCAAGAGGAAGCTTGAGGGAGACCTGAAACTGTCCCAGGAATCCGTCATGGATCTGGAGAATGACAAGCAGCAGTCTGATGAGAAAATCAAGAAGTGGGTTGCTATGAACATCTCATACACTGCATGCATCAAACCTTTTGGTTCTCTTCTTCAtcagaaagaaaacactgacTGAATATTATTTTACTTACCTATTACAGGAAGGACTTTGAGATCAGTCAGTATCTCAGCAAGATTGAGGATGAACAGTCCCTTGGTGCTCAGCTTCAGAAGAAGATCAAGGAACTTCAGGtaatgttattttaaagaaataatagattcaaaaaatctgaaatgtcTTCTTATCAATAGCCTTTTCTGATGTTACTGTCATCAAATCTAGGCTCGcattgaggagctggaggaggagattgaGGCTGAGAGGGCTGCTAGGGCCAAGGTTGAGAAACAGAGGGCTGACCTCTCCAGGGAACTTGAGGAGATCAGCGAGAGGCTTGAGGAAGCTGGCGGAGCAACAGCCTCTCAGATTGAGGTGAACAAGAAGCGTGAGGCTGAGTTCCAGAAGCTGCGTCGCGACCTAGAGGAGTCAACCCTGCAGCATGAAGCTACCGCATCATCTCTTCGCAAGAAGCAGGCTGACAGTGTTGCAGAGTTGGGTGAGCAGATCGACAACCTCCAGCGTGTTAAGCAGAAGctggaaaaggaaaagagcGAGTACAAGATGGAGATTGATGACCTCTCCAGCAACATGGAGGCAGTTGCCAAAGCAAAGGTGAGTAGTTTGTTAATAAAATTTGAGTTTTTTCAACTAGAAATATGAACTGTAACCAGGATGTATTGAACTAGCTTTAAACTTAACAAATGGACATGATAATATTGTTTTGTTGTAGGGCAACTTGGAGAAAATGTGCAGAACTCTTGAGGACCAGCTTGGTGAGCTCAAAGCTAAAAGTGATGAGAGTATTCGTCAGCTGAATGACAATAATGCACAGAGGGCAAGACTGCTGACAGAGAATGGTGAGTCAACGTTTATGAAAACTTTCTGTGGATGGGTTTATCAGTTTTTATGAACTTATTTATGTTTTGTCCTTCAGGTGAGTTCTCTCGCCAGCTTGAGGAGAAAGAAGCTCTTGTTTCCCAGCTGACCAGAGGCAAACAGGCTTACACTCAGCAGGTTGAGGAGCTTAAGAGACACAttgaggaggaagtgaaggtaTTCATGTTCTGTTACTGGGTTTACACAGGGTCTAACCTAAGCTCTCTCGTTCAAATGCTGTcattaaatacagtttattttaaCACTATTTAATATCAAAACTTAGAAACTTAGAAAAAACACCCACAGAGATGTAATACTATTGTTGCTCATTTAAATCTTAATGAATTACATTTTGTTGAATAATGAAAAGAAACCAACGCAATATAAAAGGAAATGATCCAAAGCTTAATTACGAACTCATTTTTCACTATCGCCTGTGAGTTAAAAATGTTGGTCTCATGTTCAACAGGCCAAGAACGCCCTGGCCCACGCCGTGCAGTCATCCCGCCATGACTGCGATCTGCTCAGAGAGCAGTTTGAGGAGGAGCAAGAGGCCAAGGCTGAGCTCCAGAGAGGCATGTCCAAGGCCAACAGTGAGGTGGCTCAGTGGAGAAGCAAATATGAGACTGATGCTATCCAGCGCACTGAGGAACTGGAGGAGTCCAAGTACATGAATCCTTTTTAAATTAACGAATGCATCTTACTCAATTTTAAGAATTTAAGTGCTATATTTTTGCAATGTTAATTACAATCATATTCTTCTACGTGACAGGAAAAAGCTTGCCCAGCGCctgcaggaggctgaggagtCCATCGAGGCTGTGAACTCCAAGTGTGCCTCATTGGAGAAGACCAAACAGAGGCTGCAGGCTGAGGTGGAGGACCTCATGATTGATGTGGAGAGAGCTAATTCTCTGGCCGCCAACCTtgacaagaagcagaggaacttTGACAAGGTGCTTTAAGGCTGAgaagttaaaaacaacaacaacaaaaaataagatCTTATTTAAAGGTTAAATGCCTTTTTTTACTCACATGCATGTTTATAGGTCCTGTCAGAATGGAAACAGAAGTATGAAGAGAGCCAGTCTGAGCTGGAAGGATCCCTGAAGGAGGCTCGCTCCCTCAGCACTGAACTGTTCAAGATGAAGAACTCTTATGAGGAGTCTCTGGATCAGTTGGAGACattgaagagagagaacaaaaacCTTCAGCGTACGTCAATCTCGACAATTTAGTGTGACATTCAGTTGTAGTTTATGAGCTTTATTCAAAGTAAATGTAAGCAATGACATTGATCATTTCCTAGATATAATGTATATTGCATACAACTAgctttaatatttgttttttgttggtcTATAGAGGAGATCTCAGACCTGACTGAACAGCTTGGTGAGACTGGAAAGAGCATCCATGAGCTGGAGAAATCCAAGAAGACTGTGGAAACTGAAAAGTCTGAGATTCAGACAGCACTGGAGGAAGCTGAGGTACTACAgttaaaattatataaattagtTTAGCCTATGCCTGTTCAATATTCATTAGAGCAAATATTGTTAAAATTTGAAGGGCACACTGGAGCATGAGGAGGCCAAGATTCTCCGTATCCAGCTTGAGCTCAACCAGATCAAAGGTGAGGTTGACAGGAAGCTTGCCGAGAAGGATGAGGAGATGGAGCAGATCAAGAGGAACAGCCAGAGGGTGATGGACTCCATGCAGACCACTCTTGATTCTGAGGTCAGGAGCAGGAACGATGCTCTGAGAATCAAGAAGAAGATGGAAGGAGACCTGAATGAGATGGAGGTTCAGCTGAGCCACGCCAACAGGCAGGCTTCTGAGGCCCAGAAACAACTGAGGAACGTCCAGGGACAGCTCAAGGTGAGGTTTGTTTTGATCGTtgaatgaaaaagagaaatgtttaACGGGAAAGAAAGGTAACAACTTTTCCACTTTTTATCATCAGGATGCCCAATTGCACCTTGATGACGCTGtcagaggacaggaggacatgAAGGAGCAGGTTGCCATGGTGGAGCGCAGAAATGGTCTGATGCTGGCTGAGATTGAGGAGCTGAGAGCCGCTctggagcagacagagagaggacgcaAAGTTGCTGAGCAGGAGCTGGTTGATGCTAGTGAGCGTGTCAGCCTTCTTCACTCTCAGGTAGGTTTTCAGTAATTGAACAGATAATATGGACTTTTTTTCCATGACAAAGACAGATTCCATTTAATTTGACTCATTTTAATACTCAGAACACCAGTCTGCTAAATACCAAGAAGAAGCTGGAGTCTGACCTTGTCCAGGTTCAGGGTGAAGTTGATGACACTATTCAGGAAGCAAGGAATGCTGAGGAGAAAGCCAAAAAGGCTATCACTGATGTGAGTTTACATCTCAATCACAAAATGTGGTTTTGAGGCGTATGCCAAATGAAACTTGTACTGGAGACCATTTGTCATTTCAGGCTGCCATGATGTCTGAGGAGTTGAAGAAGGAACAGGACACCAGTGCTCATctggagaggatgaagaagaacctGGAGGTCACAGTCAAGGACCTGCAGCATCGTCTGGATGAGGCTGAGAACCTCGCAATGAAGGGTGGCAAGAAGCAGCTCCAGAAACTGGAGTCCAGGGTGAGAACATTACACTGTATAGTATAAATGCTCATCATCAATCAGTTTGAGGAGGCACCTTATTGATGAGTTATTTATCATCATGTTCAGGTGCGAGAGCTGGAAAGTGAAGTGGAGGCCGAGCAGAGACGTGGAGCTGATGCTGTTAAAGGAGTCCGCAAATATgagaggagagtgaaggagCTCATCTACCAGGTAACATTTGATTGACACTTGTTTGACTTCAAAACACTTGTGAGGTCTTaatttgtttcctctttcactTTACTTAACAAATCTTAATCTGTGCAGACTGAGGAGGACAAGAAGAACGTGAGCAGGCTTCAGGATCTCGTTGACAAGCTGCAGCTCAAAGTCAAGGCTTACAAGAGACAGGCTGAGGACGCTGTAAGTCAACTATCTGACTAATCATTTCACTTACAATTTAACAAAACTTCCATTGTCTCTTTAACAACTGAGTCAATATATTTCCTGTCCCATCACAGGAGGAGCAGGCCAACACCCATATGTCCAGGTGCAGGAAGGTTCAGAACGAGATGGAAGAGGCTCAGGAGCGCGCTGACATTGCTGAGTCTCAGGTCAACAAGATGAGAGTCAAGAGCCGTGATAGCGGAAAGGTAATCTGATCATACTTTACCAAAAACTACATGAGATAGATTTTTGGTAATATATGTTAAATAATTGTGTTTGTTCTTGTCATTTCTTTTCAGTCTGACAGTGCCGAGTAAGAAACAACATCCCATTGGAACCATTTGACAGACTTCATATAATATGAACTTTCTGTTGAAATGTTAttgaattaatttaataaactgattcctgaaatattcactctgtgttttctgaagTTTATTGAAGTCATATCTGAGTACACAGTGTTCAACTATGAAACCACGATATCCCATTCATGGATAAAGAAGACCTGTTCTGAATTTCTGGCCTAAACTTATCAGAAAAtatttgtacatatatatttgcTTCTACCTTTAATAGAGTCAGAGTTATACAGATGGAGGAGCATACATAAAAAAGGGGGGTAGAGACTTAGTCAAAGACAAAGTTTAGAAGAGCTCTAAACTGTGAAGAAGCTTTGCAGTGGCCAGTCACAACCTGACACAACATCCAGGCTGAAATATGTGGCAAAGTCGTTGGCAATCCGCATTGAAAGTATGATGACCTTTACAACTCTAAGAGGTAAGAGGTAGTAGCCACAGACTCAAGGGCTGATTATCGTTATTATTTCACAACCGATGCTTCACGTCTGGCGTCATACACATCATACACAGATATTATCCTTCTGtagcaaaatatattttattcataaatacTGTTGATTGTTTAAGAAAATAGATCTCTTTGAACCTGGGATATGCCGGTAACAACAAATCGTAAGGTTCTATAAATATATCTTTCGCTCTAGGCCAAATAAGACTCTGGTCCCTCTCTTAGCTGGATTTATTTTTGACCAGGGTAACACCTTGTGATCTGCTGGTAAGATAGCAAATAATAAGCCAAGTCTGTGCAAATCAAGGTAATGTAAGTTGATCCTGGATACAGTCCTACCCTTCATTAAAtcttctgtcagtcagtcacctATACATATCTAACCCTTCTACCCAAAAGCAGAatcgttttttctttttcaaagccAAAACATTAATGGCGTTTATGAGAGAGAAACTA
Above is a genomic segment from Pleuronectes platessa chromosome 16, fPlePla1.1, whole genome shotgun sequence containing:
- the LOC128458454 gene encoding myosin heavy chain, fast skeletal muscle, which produces MSTDGEMQCYGPAAVYLRKPERERIEAQTLPFDAKTAVFVVEAAEMYLKGKLVKKEGGKATVETDSGKTLTVKEDDIHPRNPPKFDKLEDMVMMTHLNEPCVLYNLKERYASWMIYTYSGLFCVVVNPYKWLPVYDSIVVEGYRGKKRIEAPPHIFSISDNAYQFMLTDRENQSVLITGESGAGKTVNTKRVIQYFATIAALGAKKTEPVAASKIQGSLEDQIIAANPLLESYGNAKTVRNDNSSRFGKFIRIHFGTSGKLSSADIETYLLEKSRVTFQLSAERSYHIFYQLMTGHQPDLIDALLITTNPYDYHMISQGEITVKSINDVEEFIATDTAIDILGFTNDEKIGIYKLTGAVMHHGNMKFKQKQREEQAEPDGNEVADKIAYLLGLNSADMLKCLCYPRVKVGNEMVTKGQTVPQVGNSVSALCKSIYEKMFLWMVIRINEMLDTKQARQYYIGVLDIAGFEIFDYNSLEQLCINFTNEKLQQFFNHHMFVLEQEEYKKEGIEWEFIDFGMDLAACIELIEKPMGIFSILEEECMFPKASDTTFKNKLHEQHLGKTKAFDKPKPGKGKAEAHFSLVHYAGTVDYSITGWLEKNKDPLNSSVVQLYQKASNKLLCLLYAAHPGADEAAAGKKGAKKKGGSFQTVSCVFRENLGKLMTNLRSTHPHFVRCLIPNETKTPGLMENFLVIHQLRCNGVLEGIRICRKGFPSRILYGDFKQRYKVLNASVIPEGQFIDNKKCAEKLLGSIDVDHTQYKFGHTKVFFKAGLLGDLEEMRDEKLTLLVTMTQALARGFVMRLAFVKMMERRESIYSIQYNIRSFMNVKNWPWMNLYFKIKPLLKSAETEKELIQMKENYDKMKTDLATALAKKKELEEKMVSLLQEKNDLQLQVASEGDNLTDAEERCEGLIKSKIQLEAKLKETSERLEDEEEMNAELTAKKRKLEDECSELKKDIDDLELTLAKVEKEKHATENKVKNLTEEMSCQDESIAKLTKEKKALQESHQQTLDDLQAEEDKVNTLTKAKTKLEQQVDDLEGSLEQEKKLRMDLERSKRKLEGDLKLSQESVMDLENDKQQSDEKIKKKDFEISQYLSKIEDEQSLGAQLQKKIKELQARIEELEEEIEAERAARAKVEKQRADLSRELEEISERLEEAGGATASQIEVNKKREAEFQKLRRDLEESTLQHEATASSLRKKQADSVAELGEQIDNLQRVKQKLEKEKSEYKMEIDDLSSNMEAVAKAKGNLEKMCRTLEDQLGELKAKSDESIRQLNDNNAQRARLLTENGEFSRQLEEKEALVSQLTRGKQAYTQQVEELKRHIEEEVKAKNALAHAVQSSRHDCDLLREQFEEEQEAKAELQRGMSKANSEVAQWRSKYETDAIQRTEELEESKKKLAQRLQEAEESIEAVNSKCASLEKTKQRLQAEVEDLMIDVERANSLAANLDKKQRNFDKVLSEWKQKYEESQSELEGSLKEARSLSTELFKMKNSYEESLDQLETLKRENKNLQQEISDLTEQLGETGKSIHELEKSKKTVETEKSEIQTALEEAEGTLEHEEAKILRIQLELNQIKGEVDRKLAEKDEEMEQIKRNSQRVMDSMQTTLDSEVRSRNDALRIKKKMEGDLNEMEVQLSHANRQASEAQKQLRNVQGQLKDAQLHLDDAVRGQEDMKEQVAMVERRNGLMLAEIEELRAALEQTERGRKVAEQELVDASERVSLLHSQNTSLLNTKKKLESDLVQVQGEVDDTIQEARNAEEKAKKAITDAAMMSEELKKEQDTSAHLERMKKNLEVTVKDLQHRLDEAENLAMKGGKKQLQKLESRVRELESEVEAEQRRGADAVKGVRKYERRVKELIYQTEEDKKNVSRLQDLVDKLQLKVKAYKRQAEDAEEQANTHMSRCRKVQNEMEEAQERADIAESQVNKMRVKSRDSGKSDSAE